The genomic segment GTCGATGGACCCGAAATTGCCGTGACCTTCAACCAACATATAGCGGAGCGAGAAATCCTGCGCCATCCGAACCATCGTCTGATAGATGGAGGAGTCGCCGTGCGGGTGATACTTACCCATGACGTCGCCGACGATACGCGCGGACTTCTTGAACGGCTTGTCCGGAGACATGCCGAGCTCCGACATCCCGTAAAGAATGCGGCGAAGTACCGGCTTGAGCCCGTCTCTGACGTCGGGCAGCGCGCGGCTGACGATGATGCTCATTGCGTAATCCATGAACGATTCCCGCATCTCCACGCCGATATCCCGGTCGCGGAGGGGGGAACGCTGTTCTTCGGCCATGCTGATCCTCCTTCAATATCCCTGCACTATTGTCAAATCGCCATGGTCACCCACGGCAGAAGCGTCATACTCTAAAAAAGGATGAATGAAAACATTATACCATATTGATGACGCGAAAGGTGACGTGAACGCCGATGCCGATCAGGCGGATCAGCAGCAAATGGGCGAAAACCGAAGCACTGCTGGCATCTGCGGAGCTGCGCGGTCTCGTGCCGAACACCAGGCCGTTCGAACGGGATACGGTCCGCGACATGCTGGGCGATTACGGCATGATCTACGTGAAGCCGGTGAACGGTACGTTCGGTAATGGCGTCATCCGTCTTGGCAGATCGGTTGATCCCGACGAAAGCTACACACTCCAGGCCGGCGAGAAGCAGCTTTCCTTTCCAAGCTTCGACGAGATGTACGACGCGCTGCTGAAGTTGAAGCGGCCTCGTCCCTACTTGTCCCAACAGGGAATCGAGCTGCTCAAGCAGGATGGCCGCCGATTCGATTTTCGCGTGATGGTCCAAGTGAATCCGGCGGGGCAGTGGGAGACGACAGGCATCATCGGCAGACTTGCCCATCCAAGAAAAATTGTAACCAACTACCACGCCGGCGGCACGCCGATGCCGATGGAGACGCTGATGAAGACGCATCTGGAAAAGGCGGGGCGAACGATCCGCGGCTTCCGGACGGAGCTGTCCAGGCTAGGGGTGAACGTCGCTTCGGCGCTCGGCAAGCGTTTTCCGGGACTGAAAGAGATCGGCATCGACATTGCGGTCGACACAGCGCTTAAGCCCTGGATTCTGGAGGTCAACACGCTGCCCGATCCTTATATCTTCATGCGGCTGCCCGATCGCACCGTATACCGCCGGATTCGCAAGTATGCCATAGCCTACGGACGATTCCGCCGCAGCGCCCGCGCTTCCGCGAAGTCCAAGCGTCGCAGCGCCGGCAGAAATTAAATGCGTTATAAAAAAGCACCCGCTGAACGCATCGCTGCGCCCGGCGGGTGCCGAAGCTTCACACGTCCAGATTCTTGACGTACCTGGCGTACTGATGGATAAAATCTCGACGCGGCTCTACGCTGTCTCCCATCAACGTATCGAAGATCAAGTCGGCTCGGATCGCATCCTCGATCCGTACTTGGAGCATCGTACGGCTGTCCGGATCCATCGTCGTATCCCATAGCTGATCGGCGTTCATCTCGCCGAGACCTTTGTACCGCTGCACGTTGACCTTGGCGCCTTCGCCGAATTCGGCGATGATCTCGTTGCGTTCAGCCTCGGACTGCGCATAGCGGACGACCTTGTTGCGTTCGATCTTGAAGAGCGGCGGCTGCGCGATGTAGACGAAGCCCTCCTCGATCAGGTTCCGCATGTAGCGATAGAAAAAGGTGAGCAGCAGCGTGCGGATGTGCGCGCCGTCGACGTCGGCGTCGGTCATGATGATGATCTTGTGATAACGCGCCTTGGCGATATCGAAGTCGTCTCCGATGCCGGTGCCGAGTGCCGTGATGATCGCCCGAATCTCCGCGTTGGACAGAATCTTGTCCAGACGTGCCTTCTCGACGTTCAGAATCTTGCCCCGCAGCGGCAGGATCGCCTGGAAGTGACGATCGCGGCCTTGCTTGGCCGATCCGCCTGCGGAGTCGCCTTCGACGATGTACAGCTCGCTGATCGAAGCGTCCTTGGACGAGCAGTCCGCCAGCTTGCCCGGCAGCGAGCTCACTTCGAGCGCACCCTTGCGGCGAGTCAGCTCACGTGCTTTGCGCGCGGCTTCGCGGGCTCGGGAAGCTTGGAGAGACTTGTCCACGACCTTGCGCGCGACGGCCGGATTTTCGCCCATGAACTCCAGCAGCTTGTCTGCGAAGAGCGACTCGACGATACCTCGCGCTTCGCTGTTGCCGAGCTTGGTCTTCGTCTGGCCTTCGAACTGCGGCTCGGGGATCTTGACCGAGATGATCGCGGTCAGTCCTTCGCGGCAGTCGTCGCCGGTGAGATTCGACTCGTTCTCCTTGACGAAACCCATCTTGCGCGCATAGTCGTTGACGATCCGGGTAAGCGCGCTCTTAAAGCCCGATTCGTGCGTGCCGCCCTCGTGGGTATTAATATTATTGGCAAACGAATAGATGTTCTCCGTATAGCCGTCGTTGTACTGCATGGCGATCTCGACCGCGATGCTTTCCTTGGTGCCCTCGACGTAGATCGGTTGCTCGTGCAGCGCCTCGCGCGTACGGTTGAGATACTGAACGAACTCCTTGATGCCGCCGTCGTACTTGAACGAATCGTGCATGCCCGACCGCTCGTCGGTGAGCGTCAGGTGAATGCCTTTGTTCAAGAAAGCGAGTTCGCGGATCCGTCCGACAAGCACGTCGTACTCGAACACCGTCGTCTCGGTGAAGATCTCCGAGTCGGGCTTGAAACGCGTCTGCGTGCCGGTATCCTCGGTCTCGCCGATGATCTTGATGTCGTATTGCGGCGCACCGCGGCGATACTCCTGCTGGTGAATCTTGCCGTCGCGCTTGACGGTAACGCTGACCCACTCGGATAGTGCATTCACGACGGATATGCCGACGCCGTGCAGGCCGCCGGACACCTTGTAGCCTTCGCCGCCGAACTTGCCGCCGGCGTGAAGAACGGTCATGACGACTTCGAGCGTCGATTTCTTCAGCTTGACGTTCTCGCCGACCGGGATGCCCCGGCCGTTGTCGATGACGGTTACGCTGTTGTCTTCATGTATAATGACGTCGACGCGGGTACAGTAGCCTGCGAGCGCTTCGTCGATACTGTTATCGACGACCTCCCAGACAAGGTGATGGAGACCCTTGCCGCTGGTCGACCCGATGTACATGCCGGGACGCTTGCGGACGGCCTCCAACCCTTCGAGTACCTGTATCTGACTCTCATCGTAAGTGTTCTGCTGAGAATTCACGGACAACTCTTCCACCGCCTTCTTAACGTTGACGCGCTGCTCCTACAAATCGACCAGATGATGCGCCCGCTTCTTGAGGGTAGAAGACGATATGGGCGAATAATACACTCTCTCCTCGGTGACGACGATTGACTTGGGATCCTCCTCGCCGATCGTCTCCACGATACGGTTTTTCCGGGCCTGCGCCACGAACTGCCTGGACAGCTTCGAGGACTGCTCGATCGAGATATCGAAGATCGCGACGAGCTGCGAAGTCCGGACGATTTTCTCCCCGCCCAGATGAATGTACATATTGAGCCCCTCCACATTCCCTGCCTTAGGGCAGCACGGTACCGCCGCGTACATGATAGATAGCGGCATCCTTGAGCCTGCTCATATTAACGCTCTCCAGGCCCGTCGTGGTAATAAAAGTCTGCACGCGGTTCTGGAACGTCTCGATGAGCTGGGTCTGCCGCTCCTGATCAAGTTCGGACAAGACGTCGTCGAGGAGAAGCAGCGGATACTCCCCGATCTCTTCGCGCATAAGCTCCAGCTCCGCCAGCTTGAGCGACAGCGCCGCCGTCCGCTGCTGGCCCTGCGAGCCGAATGTCTGCACGTCCCTGCCGTTAATGGCAAACGCCAAATCGTCCCGATGCGGACCGATGAGCGTCGTGCCGCGGCGGAATTCCTGTTCCTTGCCTTGTGTTAACTTTAACATAAATTGTTGCAATAAAGAAGATTGATCTTGGGGCGAGGTCCCTTCCTCCGCGGCAAGAGAGGGCTTGTAGGCGACGGTCAGCGATTCCTTGTCTCCGGTGATGCCGGCGTGGATCTTCTCCGCCCAGCCTTGCAGCTTATGAATAAAGTTTTGCCTTCTCTGCATCATTTTAACACCGGAGGAAGCTAATTGTTCGTTCCAAACGTCGAGCATCTCGGCGGAAGCCCTTGAGGCGTCCGTAGACTTAAGGTAATTGTTGCGCTGCTGGAGGATTCGCTGATACTGCAGGGAGTCGTGCAGGTAGGCCGGATGCACCTGGCCGATCTCCATATCCATGAACCGGCGTCTGATGCCGGGAGCGCCCTTGACGATGTCGAGGTCCTCGGGGGCGAACAGCACGACGTTGACCGTGCCGACGAACGCGCTTAGCTTGCGCTGCTCGAGACCGTTTATTTTCGCCTTTTTGCCTTGCGCGGAGAGCTGGAGCTCCAGCGTGATCTTGCCGAGCTTGCGTTCGATCTCTGCTTCAATGCGAGCCGAGGGCTCGTTCCAGCCGATCAGCTCGCGGTCCTTGGAAGTACGATGCGACTTGGTCAGGGCGAGCACGTGGATGGCTTCCAGCAGGTTCGTCTTGCCCTGCGCGTTGGGACCGATGATGATATTGACGCCTGCGGCCGTCGCAAGCGACAGTTCGCCGTAGTTGCGGTAGCCATGCAGTGCGATCTTGTTCAG from the Cohnella hashimotonis genome contains:
- the recF gene encoding DNA replication/repair protein RecF (All proteins in this family for which functions are known are DNA-binding proteins that assist the filamentation of RecA onto DNA for the initiation of recombination or recombinational repair.) — its product is MQLNKIALHGYRNYGELSLATAAGVNIIIGPNAQGKTNLLEAIHVLALTKSHRTSKDRELIGWNEPSARIEAEIERKLGKITLELQLSAQGKKAKINGLEQRKLSAFVGTVNVVLFAPEDLDIVKGAPGIRRRFMDMEIGQVHPAYLHDSLQYQRILQQRNNYLKSTDASRASAEMLDVWNEQLASSGVKMMQRRQNFIHKLQGWAEKIHAGITGDKESLTVAYKPSLAAEEGTSPQDQSSLLQQFMLKLTQGKEQEFRRGTTLIGPHRDDLAFAINGRDVQTFGSQGQQRTAALSLKLAELELMREEIGEYPLLLLDDVLSELDQERQTQLIETFQNRVQTFITTTGLESVNMSRLKDAAIYHVRGGTVLP
- a CDS encoding YheC/YheD family protein, producing MPIRRISSKWAKTEALLASAELRGLVPNTRPFERDTVRDMLGDYGMIYVKPVNGTFGNGVIRLGRSVDPDESYTLQAGEKQLSFPSFDEMYDALLKLKRPRPYLSQQGIELLKQDGRRFDFRVMVQVNPAGQWETTGIIGRLAHPRKIVTNYHAGGTPMPMETLMKTHLEKAGRTIRGFRTELSRLGVNVASALGKRFPGLKEIGIDIAVDTALKPWILEVNTLPDPYIFMRLPDRTVYRRIRKYAIAYGRFRRSARASAKSKRRSAGRN
- the gyrB gene encoding DNA topoisomerase (ATP-hydrolyzing) subunit B; translated protein: MNSQQNTYDESQIQVLEGLEAVRKRPGMYIGSTSGKGLHHLVWEVVDNSIDEALAGYCTRVDVIIHEDNSVTVIDNGRGIPVGENVKLKKSTLEVVMTVLHAGGKFGGEGYKVSGGLHGVGISVVNALSEWVSVTVKRDGKIHQQEYRRGAPQYDIKIIGETEDTGTQTRFKPDSEIFTETTVFEYDVLVGRIRELAFLNKGIHLTLTDERSGMHDSFKYDGGIKEFVQYLNRTREALHEQPIYVEGTKESIAVEIAMQYNDGYTENIYSFANNINTHEGGTHESGFKSALTRIVNDYARKMGFVKENESNLTGDDCREGLTAIISVKIPEPQFEGQTKTKLGNSEARGIVESLFADKLLEFMGENPAVARKVVDKSLQASRAREAARKARELTRRKGALEVSSLPGKLADCSSKDASISELYIVEGDSAGGSAKQGRDRHFQAILPLRGKILNVEKARLDKILSNAEIRAIITALGTGIGDDFDIAKARYHKIIIMTDADVDGAHIRTLLLTFFYRYMRNLIEEGFVYIAQPPLFKIERNKVVRYAQSEAERNEIIAEFGEGAKVNVQRYKGLGEMNADQLWDTTMDPDSRTMLQVRIEDAIRADLIFDTLMGDSVEPRRDFIHQYARYVKNLDV
- the remB gene encoding extracellular matrix regulator RemB, which produces MYIHLGGEKIVRTSQLVAIFDISIEQSSKLSRQFVAQARKNRIVETIGEEDPKSIVVTEERVYYSPISSSTLKKRAHHLVDL